Proteins from a single region of Kluyveromyces lactis strain NRRL Y-1140 chromosome C complete sequence:
- the STN1 gene encoding Stn1p (weakly similar to uniprot|P38960 Saccharomyces cerevisiae YDR082W STN1 Protein involved in telomere length regulation functions in telomere metabolism during late S phase): MEHHVLGYETSKHGSRYPVFLTQLLPTSKWYGKATSLTIRSIYKNLETSRKWNTEYLIYNSSIRDIFLYLNHPITSIKICGLVVGWKWKLIGNEDRAFWYIDDCSDTILCQCSKSQLLALNCPLVDMSGWTLILTGLLDQERVEFKVTQIEVVKNLKHEIDFWSEAFDNQKELAIPWEIDPESLNEFYRGKQHTPSKSNSNLGNYIEQLQTIHFQENELLLASPYNGHVSTGMGVWNSDLLQSTLEQDLIEQSRLDKTLGGQISPNSRKRSSKLSPKQMKREILGVLIEKSMESKVCKIYEPLLSINLGPGGEATDLKTEPVLHLKFYETFLAQLAEMAIITLDSFTINMTNLHNCYRYIITRFQSLINVQIPQITIKYSEIRNFCKLPLLSKKLILQMCKHFLNTTHIGNLIDWWVDPTSEERYKVFFTYSKSK; this comes from the coding sequence ATGGAACATCATGTTCTCGGCTATGAGACATCCAAACACGGCTCACGATATCCTGTATTCTTGACTCAATTGCTGCCGACAAGCAAGTGGTATGGTAAAGCAACATCGTTAACAATTCGGAGTATTTATAAGAACCTAGAGACTTCGAGGAAATGGAATACTGAGTACCTTATTTACAACAGCTCCATTAGAGACATTTTCCTGTATTTAAACCACCCAATTACTAGTATTAAGATATGTGGACTTGTGGTTGGatggaaatggaaactTATAGGAAACGAGGATAGGGCATTTTGGTACATTGATGATTGCTCAGATACAATACTATGCCAATGTTCCAAAAGTCAGTTACTTGCGCTGAATTGCCCGCTTGTTGATATGAGTGGGTGGACATTGATCCTTACTGGCTTACTAGATCAAGAACGAGTTGAATTCAAGGTTACTCAAATTGAAGTtgtgaagaatttgaagcaCGAGATTGACTTTTGGAGTGAAGCATTTGACAACCAAAAAGAATTAGCGATACCATGGGAAATTGATCCCGAAAGTTTAAACGAATTTTATCGTGGAAAGCAACATACACCGTCTAAATCAAACAGTAACTTAGGGAACTACATTGAACAATTACAGACCATAcatttccaagaaaatgaGTTACTCTTAGCTAGCCCATATAACGGGCATGTGTCTACTGGGATGGGAGTTTGGAATTCCGACTTGCTGCAATCAACTTTGGAACAAGATCTAATCGAACAAAGTAGATTAGATAAAACTTTGGGAGGACAGATTTCTCCAAATTCTCGGAAACGATCGTCAAAGCTCTCCCCTAAACAAATGAAACGGGAAATTCTTGGAGTTCTTATCGAGAAATCAATGGAATCAAAAGTATGCAAGATATATGAGCCATTGCTGTCTATAAATCTCGGCCCAGGAGGAGAGGCAACAGACCTGAAAACGGAACCCGTTTTGcatttgaaattttatGAAACATTCCTAGCACAACTAGCGGAAATGGCAATTATCACTCTTGATAGTTTCACGATAAACATGACAAACTTGCATAATTGCTATCGATACATAATCACTCGATTTCAATCGTTGATTAATGTTCAAATTCCGCAGATTACGATAAAGTACAGCGAGATTAGAAATTTCTGTAAATTACCTCTACTGTCCAAAAAAttgattcttcaaatgtGTAAGCATTTTCTCAATACAACTCATATCGGAAATCTTATAGA